Genomic DNA from Phycisphaerae bacterium:
ATACCCATATGGTCCCTTTCCTTCTTCGCCGAATTCTCCAACCCCTCCACCCGCCTGTCAATCTCCGCCTCCCCATTTTGCACTTTGATATTTTCAATTTTCAATTTTCATTCCCTCTACTCCCAAAGGTACGATGATCCAAAACCCTGTTACCATAGCAGAGGAACCTGCCATGTCCGCACACCGTCTTTCCAAACCCTATCGCCTGATGTGGAACGAAGACGGCGGCACGTTGAGCTTCTACAATTCGCCCATGACGCCCGACCAGGTCGCCCAGGCCCACTTCGGCTTCCTCGAGGGCACGCCCGTCGACGCCTACATGGCCGCCCTGGGCAATTGCTGCGGTTACACCACCATGTATCCCACCGCCGTCCACGGCATGGAGTTCATCGTCGATCGGCTCCAAAAGGCCAAGGGCGTGGCCAGCGACAAGGGCGTGAGCCTCTGGCGCTACGCTGAGAACGTCCGCCTTCTCCATCAGGCCGGTCATGACGTGCTCGATCTGCTCCGACGCGAGGCCCGCCGTCTCAACATCGCCTTCTGGTTCCAGCTCCGCATGAACGACTGGCACCACGGCGGACCCGAAGGCAAACTCAACCTCCTGGCCAGCGACTTCTACGCCGACCATCCCGAATTCCTCATCGGCAAAGAGGGTGCAGCGGGCTGGCCCGACGGTTGGGCCAACAGCATGGCCCTCTTCCAGGACTACGCCCACCCCGAAGTCCGGCAACTCCGCCTCGACCTGGTCGCCGAAGCGTGCAGCCGCTACGACGTCGACGGCTTCGAGTACGACTTCATGCGATGTCCCGGCTACTTCAAGTTCGGCCGCGAACAGGCCAATCTGCCCGTGATGACCGATTTTGTCCGCAAAACCCGCGCGATCCTCGATCGGATCGGAGCGAAGAGGAACCGCCCGCTTGGCCTGTCGGTCCGCGTGCCCAACACCGTCGAAGGGGCCAGACGCCTCGGCCTCGACGTGCCCGCGTGGATCGACGAACACCTCGTCGATATCGTCGTTCCCTCCACCTTCTTCAACGCCGACCTCGAAGAGGACGTATCCGAATGGGTCGAGCTGGCCCGCGGCCGCGGCGTGCGGATCAACCCCGCCATCGAGGAAGGCTATCAGGCCGGCCACACCGGCGGCCTCGTCCGCTGCTTCTACAATCCGCCCGTCATGCTCCCGCTCTCGATCGAGATGGCCCACGCCATCGCCGCGCGGCACTGGGCCAATGGGGCCGACGGACTATATCTCTTTAACTGGTTCGGCACTGCCGCGACCTACAATCTCGACAACCGTTCCGCGCTCGATAACATCGGCGACCCGCTGCGTCTCCGCCACACGGACAAGCGCTACGTGGTCATGCGCTACGACGGCTCATGCCCCAACTGCCTGCCGCAACAGCGCCAACTTTCAGCCGCCCTCACGTCCGACCCCACCACGATCACCATCGACGTCGCCGACGACCTGCCCGACGCCGCCGACCGCCTCCGCGCCGCTCGCCTCAGTATCCACCTGACCAACCTCACTGTCGCCGATGCCCTCGAAGTCGTCCTCAACGGTCAGGCCCTCGCCTGTGACAACCCCGTCGCCTCCGGCGCCTACAGCCCTACCGACCGCTTCTGGCAACACTACGACCTGATGCCGACGCTGCCGCGCAAAGGCCGCAACGAGATCACGCTTCGCCTCGCCCGGCGCAACCCGGACCTGGCCGATCTGCCCGTCGAACTCCAAGACGTCGAACTCGAACTCCTCTACAACTATCCCAACGGCCGGTGGCTTGGACTGCCCAGCCATTAGCAACTGACCCGCTCTTAAAGAGCCGCGACTGTGAGGGAGTGGGGGCGTCCACGCGTCGCCACGACTTCATTGTGAAGAGGCTCGGAACACGCGGAGCACGCGAAAAGAAGGGATTGACAGGGGACAAAACAAACCGGGCTCCGCCGCAGATGGTGGAGCCCGGTTGGCACCTTAACGTTCGCTGTTCTGGCTTCTCACTTCTTCCCGCCGTCAAACCACCGGACTTCAATATCCCCCTTCTTCACCCTCTCCGTCGTGTCAAACCGGACCTCCGCAATGCGCCCGGCTTCGACGTGCATGAAGTTGTCCTCGAACACGCACTGTCCGTTCGGCGGAACCACGCCGGCGTACAGGGCCAGCGAATCCGTCTCCATCCGCACCGTATAGCGCCACGTCCCGCCGACCTTCTTTTCCGCCGTTTCGTAACGCAGCGCCGCCTTCGGCAGCTCCAGTTCCACCGGGTCCGCCACCCAGTACGCCGGATACGCCTTGCCGCCCGAGGCCGCTTCCGCCGTCAGGTAACACCGCGATGCAACAAACTGCGCCGCGTCCATCTTCACTGACCGCAGCAGGTCGGCCGACACCTTCTTGGCCGCATCGGCCCCGACCGTAAAATCGACCTTGCCCGACGCCAGCGTCCGGCCGCGGAAATCCGCGACGCGGATGCGAACCGACGCCTTCCACGCCTCCGGCATCTGGTTTACCGCGTGGAGCTCGAAGGTTCCATCCGCGCTCCGCACGATCGAAAGCATCCGCGGCGCGCAGGCCCGGCGGACCGAAAAGTACGCCGGCTTGCCCCGCAGATCGTAGTCCACCAGCGACCAACTGAATCCCGGCCAGCAGTCGTTGAGCTGCCAGATCACCGCGCCGCTGCAATCCCACAGGTTCCGCCGGTAGTGCTCGATGGCGTAGCTGAGCCCTTTGGCCTGGACGAACTGGGTGTAGCGTTCGAGCTGCTCGTAACTCTTCGCCGGACCGGTCACGCCCGCCAGCATCACCTGCACCCGCTCCAGCGACGATCGGGTCTTGTCCCGGAACAGGATCGCCTTCGACCGCAGCGTGAAGCCCTTGGCGTCAAGCCAGGGTTCAAGCGTCCTGCGATACGGCAACCCCTGCAATCCGAATTCCGAAACGAACCGCGGCACCAGGTCCGAGTAGTGCCGATAGTTGGCCATCTCGTTGCGATCCACGCCCTTCGGCCACGCCGTGTCCTCGCCGAACTGCCGCGGCATGCGAATGCCCGCCCACACCTTCCACGCGTGGTGGTCGCCCTGCCGATAGTCGTTGTGATCGTCGCCGCCGATCGGGCTCGAGGCCCAGTACGGCGTGGTTCCATCTTCGCTCGCCACGATCTCCGGCAGCACCTTCTCATAGAGCGGCAGGCACGGCAGCTTCCGACTCTTCTTGTTCCAGTGGCACTGATCGTCGATCCACTGGTTCTCGTTGTTCCCGCACCACAGGGCCAGGCACGGATGGTTCCGCAGCCGCTTGACCTGCTCGACCGCCTCCGCCCGCACGTTCGCCACGAACGCTGCGTCGTTCCCCGGGTATGCGGCGCAAGAGAACATGAAATCCTGCCAGACCAGCAACCCCAACTCGTCGCACGTCCGGTAGAACACCTCCGGCTCGTAGATGCCGCCGCCCCAGATCCGCACGCAGTTGAAATTCGCCTCCTGCGCCAACTGCAGCAACCGGCGGTACCGCTCGTCCGAAGCACCGCTGATGAAGCTCTCCGCCGGGATCCAGTTCCCGCCCGCCGCAAACACCTTCCGGCCGTTGACCTCCAGCGTGAACGACCGGCAGTCCTTGCCCTGCGGCTTCTGCAGGATGCGTATCGTCCGAATGCCCACCCGCTCGCGGAGCCGGTCCACCGCCTTGCCCCCCTCGTCCTTCACGACCACCGAAAGGTCGTAGAGGTTCTGCTTGCCCATGCCCGCCGGCTGCCACAGCGCCGGGTCTGGTATCTCGATCCGCGCGTCGGTCTCTTGCTTCGCCAATTTCACCGACTGCTCGATCTTCTGCTTGCCGTGCCGTAGCGTGACCTCGGCCGTCCACCCCTTCTTGGGCGGCTGCGAAAGCTCCAGCCCAAGCCGGCATGTCGCCTTGTCCTTGCCCAGCTTCACCGTTCGGAAATGCCACCCTTCGATCCGCGCCGCGTCGGCGGAACGCAAATACGCCGGCTTCCACATCCCAGCCAGCACGATCCGCGGGCCCCAATCCCACGAAAACTCCATCTGCGCCTTGCGAACCCACGCCCGGCCCTTGTGGAATGGCGCCCACTGCCCGTCCACCTCCGGCTTCGACTCGAGGTACGGACCCAGCGGCGGAAAGACCACCAGCAACTCGTTCTTCCCCTTCTCCGACAGCGCGTCCGTCGCGTCGAACCGCCACGTGCGGAACATGTTGTCCGCCACGCCGAGGCACCGGCCGTTCAGC
This window encodes:
- a CDS encoding family 10 glycosylhydrolase, which gives rise to MSAHRLSKPYRLMWNEDGGTLSFYNSPMTPDQVAQAHFGFLEGTPVDAYMAALGNCCGYTTMYPTAVHGMEFIVDRLQKAKGVASDKGVSLWRYAENVRLLHQAGHDVLDLLRREARRLNIAFWFQLRMNDWHHGGPEGKLNLLASDFYADHPEFLIGKEGAAGWPDGWANSMALFQDYAHPEVRQLRLDLVAEACSRYDVDGFEYDFMRCPGYFKFGREQANLPVMTDFVRKTRAILDRIGAKRNRPLGLSVRVPNTVEGARRLGLDVPAWIDEHLVDIVVPSTFFNADLEEDVSEWVELARGRGVRINPAIEEGYQAGHTGGLVRCFYNPPVMLPLSIEMAHAIAARHWANGADGLYLFNWFGTAATYNLDNRSALDNIGDPLRLRHTDKRYVVMRYDGSCPNCLPQQRQLSAALTSDPTTITIDVADDLPDAADRLRAARLSIHLTNLTVADALEVVLNGQALACDNPVASGAYSPTDRFWQHYDLMPTLPRKGRNEITLRLARRNPDLADLPVELQDVELELLYNYPNGRWLGLPSH
- a CDS encoding glycoside hydrolase family 2 protein, which translates into the protein MADRIELNGSWRVLGLKVSKREQDRLRPGELEAFVTEDRFAAKLSQPEFDVPARVPGDVWQDLLRAGKIPHPYKDLNCPKLQWIEDRLWVYRTTFASPKGKGRQELVFEGLDTLAAVVLNGRCLGVADNMFRTWRFDATDALSEKGKNELLVVFPPLGPYLESKPEVDGQWAPFHKGRAWVRKAQMEFSWDWGPRIVLAGMWKPAYLRSADAARIEGWHFRTVKLGKDKATCRLGLELSQPPKKGWTAEVTLRHGKQKIEQSVKLAKQETDARIEIPDPALWQPAGMGKQNLYDLSVVVKDEGGKAVDRLRERVGIRTIRILQKPQGKDCRSFTLEVNGRKVFAAGGNWIPAESFISGASDERYRRLLQLAQEANFNCVRIWGGGIYEPEVFYRTCDELGLLVWQDFMFSCAAYPGNDAAFVANVRAEAVEQVKRLRNHPCLALWCGNNENQWIDDQCHWNKKSRKLPCLPLYEKVLPEIVASEDGTTPYWASSPIGGDDHNDYRQGDHHAWKVWAGIRMPRQFGEDTAWPKGVDRNEMANYRHYSDLVPRFVSEFGLQGLPYRRTLEPWLDAKGFTLRSKAILFRDKTRSSLERVQVMLAGVTGPAKSYEQLERYTQFVQAKGLSYAIEHYRRNLWDCSGAVIWQLNDCWPGFSWSLVDYDLRGKPAYFSVRRACAPRMLSIVRSADGTFELHAVNQMPEAWKASVRIRVADFRGRTLASGKVDFTVGADAAKKVSADLLRSVKMDAAQFVASRCYLTAEAASGGKAYPAYWVADPVELELPKAALRYETAEKKVGGTWRYTVRMETDSLALYAGVVPPNGQCVFEDNFMHVEAGRIAEVRFDTTERVKKGDIEVRWFDGGKK